In Nocardioides conyzicola, one genomic interval encodes:
- a CDS encoding SGNH/GDSL hydrolase family protein, whose product MESVRRSWLVGAIAITVMAAALTVALGVRAQSADVTRCERFSADSRTRAAAVTGSGERVVVIGDSWSAGLGLDRSSRSWPSRLDGRVHVAGFSGSGFSSHASPCAHVDFADRAARAVRGGASLVVVEGGLNDYDQPDAAIRAGFYRLMHQLRGHRVVVVGPASAPSRARAVPHVDALLASLAARYDVPYISTTSLDLPYRDDRLHLTPAGHTEFGDYVASQLAALGG is encoded by the coding sequence ATGGAGTCAGTACGACGGTCGTGGCTGGTGGGCGCGATCGCGATCACGGTGATGGCGGCGGCCCTGACGGTCGCCCTGGGCGTGCGCGCCCAGAGTGCTGACGTGACCCGGTGCGAGCGGTTCAGCGCCGACTCGCGGACCCGTGCGGCAGCCGTCACCGGCTCGGGGGAGCGCGTCGTCGTCATCGGCGACTCGTGGTCGGCCGGGCTCGGCCTGGACCGCTCGTCGAGGTCCTGGCCCTCCCGCCTGGACGGCCGGGTGCACGTCGCCGGCTTCTCCGGCTCCGGCTTCAGCTCCCACGCCAGCCCGTGCGCCCACGTCGACTTCGCCGACCGCGCGGCCCGCGCCGTGCGCGGCGGCGCATCCCTCGTCGTGGTCGAGGGCGGCCTCAACGACTACGACCAGCCCGACGCCGCCATCCGCGCCGGCTTCTACCGCCTGATGCACCAGCTCCGCGGCCACCGCGTCGTCGTGGTCGGCCCCGCCAGCGCCCCTTCCCGCGCCCGAGCCGTCCCTCACGTCGACGCCCTCCTGGCCTCTCTCGCCGCCCGCTACGACGTCCCCTACATCAGCACCACCAGCCTCGACCTGCCCTACCGCGACGACCGCCTCCACCTCACCCCCGCCGGGCACACCGAGTTCGGCGACTATGTCGCCAGCCAGCTCGCCGCCCTCGGTGGTTGA